In Ruminococcaceae bacterium BL-4, one DNA window encodes the following:
- a CDS encoding conserved protein of unknown function (Evidence 4 : Unknown function but conserved in other organisms): protein MEHENWEIEVLVGLAAILAAVCIGFNLFFVPDVSPSVVEVATDVQDVSSAYNGKIHINTASESALQELDGIGPALAKRIVEYRETHGKFTSIEDLKNVRGIGDQLFDQIRNQIDL from the coding sequence ATGGAGCATGAAAATTGGGAGATAGAAGTGCTGGTTGGGCTGGCAGCAATTTTGGCGGCAGTCTGTATCGGATTTAATTTATTCTTTGTCCCCGATGTCAGCCCGTCTGTTGTAGAGGTTGCGACAGATGTGCAGGACGTTTCAAGTGCTTATAATGGGAAAATTCATATAAATACAGCATCGGAATCTGCATTACAGGAATTAGATGGGATAGGCCCTGCTTTAGCGAAGAGAATTGTAGAATATCGGGAAACACATGGAAAATTCACTTCGATAGAAGATTTGAAAAATGTGAGGGGAATCGGTGATCAGCTGTTTGATCAGATTCGTAACCAGATTGATTTATAG